In one Salvelinus fontinalis isolate EN_2023a unplaced genomic scaffold, ASM2944872v1 scaffold_0032, whole genome shotgun sequence genomic region, the following are encoded:
- the LOC129842321 gene encoding C-C motif chemokine 4-like, whose protein sequence is MAQIRAPVIVLLVLLAVGLFTTEASAAKQGRRRRGCCQSYTGGEIPFGVIVGYTLQNDIEICRIPAIIFHTKKGKDLCADPSQSSVIQHVNRLGDKAVHIRKSQS, encoded by the exons ATGGCCCAGATCAGAGCCCCTGTTATTGTGCTGCTCGTGCTCCTGGCTGTGGGGCTGTTCACTACTGAGGCTTCTGCAGCTAAACAAG GACGTCGTAGAAGAGGCTGCTGTCAAAGCTATACTGGTGGGGAAATACCTTTTGGAGTTATCGTAGGCTATACCCTACAGAATGATATTGAAATCTGCAGAATCCCTGCCATCAT ATTCCACACTAAAAAGGGGAAAGATTTGTGTGCAGACCCTTCCCAAAGCTCGGTGATCCAACATGTCAACCGACTGGG GGACAAGGCGGTTCACATCAGGAAATCACAGTCCTAA